A window of the bacterium genome harbors these coding sequences:
- a CDS encoding response regulator, translating into MAISHRNYIIFFLILFLGCTQQYNFAQSLRFNRLTVEDGLSNNDVNTLIQDKTGFIWFGTEDGLNRFDGYNFIIFRHNPADPNSLSSNVVWSLLEDKTGNIWVGTADGILNQYDSMNEKFTRWDFAGENKKYCSITALFEDQKGYLWIGTRSRGVFKFNPDTREAKNYRWEKNIPSSLSHTTVRSISEDKNGNILIGTYNGLNKFNPDQPDDGFKKFFSEKNNPNSLTNSQIYNLSVSESRPNIFWVGTPEGLTEYNSDSDSFRRIDIPNPDRLQFGAGASTVIEEKVGNENILWIDTYSGLVRMNLTSGESLRFIHDENDPNTIIDNQINKILKDRSGVLWLATENGISFLPAKSLKFNSLFNSVQSYYLKTLNNKRDLNAIYQNKNDDIWFGFSNGAIGLQEVNGNLKTKSPRALQNINAWSMIEDYKKSLWIGTFGQGLIEYNLKDNYLKEWVLRFPIKNTTTVPFVKSIFQDDDNFLWVGFWGSGLGRINLANSNYNLWITDISNSDAISHQDVWTILQDDLGRIWIGTMGGGLNLFEDKNGGKFHKWTQGDPSEGGLVSNNIMTIIESKKRKNSEPDSNTILWLGTSGGLNMLVVKNIEFDNYDLEIKISSYTVNEGLPDNSVNSILEDKSGNLWLGTGSGISYFDVEAKKFTNYSSEDGLNGKVMNPSAALLLENGLMLFGSKKGLNIFDPKQIKLSKYKPNVVITDFQIFNRSVEIGENSFLKESIQTTDEIVLPHDQDVFSFEFAALDYNSSQSIEYAYKMEGFDKDWIESGNRRFATYTNLDPGEYTFKVKSTNADGIWNDQVTSLSITIDPPWWRTLWAYGLYVVLIFLGLLGIRRFELNRTKLRNELKLREFEVQKKTELEEVKSRFFANLSHEFRTPLMLIKGPLEQLKDRRDNVNYSENINLIERNSDRLKKLIDQLLELSQLEKAAIPVKAKQEDVIVILKGLLSSFESLAEQKNISINFKSDEDTIACWIDRDKFEKIINNLLANAFKFTPEGGKVFIGVNELTKDEKKFSEIKISDTGVSIPKDKIDRIFDRFYQVDDSAQRSYGGSGVGLALVKELVDLHKWDISVQSEKGKGTEFKLLIPMCDDYLNDDEKLNIEQFDNSVNPDVIKSSSAKLPQTQNVLQAQSTSNDSNHNPSVLIVDDSEDVRTYLSGLLKDSFKISLAATGEEGLVTAAEIIPDLIISDVMMPSMDGLEFCRRIKSEWQTSEIPVILLTAKASAESKIEGLEIGADDYLTKPFDSKELFTRIRNLLEQRKRLREKYGKDLNLTDKKSSLSAADSEFLEKTLALIEKNMDRANFSTEQLAREMFVSRTQLHRKIIAITGQPPGEFVRTIKLKRSAELLSEGKLSVTQIAYEIGFSSPAQFTRAFVKQFNCVPSEYSSRQKK; encoded by the coding sequence ATGGCAATATCTCATCGCAATTATATAATATTTTTTCTGATTTTATTTCTAGGGTGTACTCAACAGTATAACTTTGCTCAATCACTACGGTTTAACCGTTTAACAGTTGAGGATGGCCTCTCTAACAATGATGTAAATACACTAATTCAGGATAAGACCGGCTTTATCTGGTTCGGAACAGAAGATGGGCTAAATCGTTTTGACGGATACAACTTTATAATCTTTCGTCATAATCCAGCTGATCCAAATAGTCTTTCAAGTAATGTTGTCTGGTCTTTATTGGAAGACAAAACGGGTAACATCTGGGTTGGAACGGCTGATGGAATTCTAAATCAGTATGATTCTATGAATGAAAAATTTACGCGCTGGGATTTTGCTGGTGAAAATAAAAAGTATTGCAGCATAACAGCATTATTTGAAGATCAAAAAGGATATCTCTGGATTGGAACAAGATCAAGAGGTGTGTTCAAATTTAATCCTGACACCAGAGAAGCAAAAAATTACAGATGGGAAAAAAACATTCCTTCAAGTTTATCACATACCACTGTCAGATCAATCAGTGAAGATAAAAACGGTAATATCCTGATCGGCACATATAATGGATTGAATAAATTTAATCCAGACCAACCAGATGATGGATTCAAAAAATTCTTCTCTGAAAAAAACAACCCGAATAGTTTAACCAACAGTCAGATTTATAACCTTTCTGTATCAGAAAGTCGTCCGAATATTTTCTGGGTTGGTACTCCTGAAGGTCTTACAGAATATAATTCTGATTCAGATTCATTTAGAAGAATTGACATTCCAAATCCTGATCGTCTGCAGTTCGGTGCAGGAGCCAGTACTGTAATTGAAGAGAAGGTGGGCAATGAAAATATATTGTGGATTGATACTTATAGTGGTCTGGTTAGAATGAATTTAACTTCAGGTGAATCTCTTCGTTTTATCCATGACGAAAATGATCCTAATACCATCATCGATAATCAGATAAATAAAATTCTGAAAGATCGCTCGGGGGTTCTCTGGCTAGCAACAGAAAATGGAATAAGTTTCTTACCTGCAAAGAGTTTAAAATTTAACTCATTATTTAATTCTGTACAGTCTTACTACCTAAAAACCTTGAATAATAAAAGAGATCTTAACGCAATTTATCAGAATAAAAATGATGATATATGGTTTGGTTTTTCAAATGGTGCAATTGGCTTGCAGGAAGTAAATGGAAATCTGAAAACAAAAAGTCCGAGAGCACTTCAAAATATTAATGCATGGAGCATGATTGAAGATTATAAAAAATCTTTGTGGATAGGCACATTTGGACAGGGTTTAATTGAATACAATCTGAAAGATAATTATTTGAAAGAGTGGGTCTTAAGATTTCCAATTAAAAATACCACAACAGTACCTTTTGTAAAATCAATCTTTCAGGATGATGATAATTTTTTATGGGTTGGATTCTGGGGTTCAGGTCTAGGCAGAATAAATCTTGCTAACAGCAATTATAATCTTTGGATTACTGATATTTCTAACTCGGATGCAATCAGCCATCAGGACGTATGGACGATTTTGCAGGATGATTTAGGAAGAATCTGGATTGGTACCATGGGAGGAGGTCTAAATTTATTTGAAGACAAGAATGGAGGTAAATTTCATAAATGGACTCAGGGAGACCCATCAGAAGGTGGGTTAGTTAGTAATAACATAATGACAATTATTGAATCAAAAAAAAGAAAAAATTCTGAGCCTGATAGCAATACAATTTTGTGGTTAGGTACTTCCGGTGGACTTAATATGCTGGTTGTAAAAAATATTGAGTTTGATAATTATGATCTGGAAATTAAAATAAGCTCTTACACTGTTAATGAAGGTCTTCCGGATAATTCTGTAAACAGCATTCTGGAAGATAAAAGTGGAAACTTATGGCTTGGAACCGGTTCCGGAATATCTTATTTCGATGTCGAAGCAAAAAAGTTTACAAATTATTCATCTGAAGATGGGTTAAACGGAAAGGTAATGAATCCTTCTGCAGCTTTATTACTTGAAAACGGGCTTATGCTATTTGGAAGTAAAAAAGGATTAAACATATTCGACCCTAAACAGATTAAGCTTTCTAAATATAAGCCGAATGTAGTGATTACAGATTTTCAGATCTTTAATCGTTCAGTTGAAATAGGAGAAAATTCCTTCTTAAAAGAAAGTATTCAAACAACTGATGAAATAGTTCTGCCACATGATCAGGATGTGTTCTCTTTTGAGTTTGCAGCGCTTGATTATAATTCTTCACAGTCAATAGAATATGCTTATAAGATGGAAGGATTTGATAAGGACTGGATTGAAAGTGGAAACAGAAGGTTTGCAACATATACTAATCTTGATCCTGGTGAATATACATTTAAAGTTAAATCAACTAATGCTGATGGTATCTGGAATGATCAGGTTACTTCATTAAGTATTACTATTGATCCACCGTGGTGGAGAACTTTATGGGCTTACGGTTTATATGTGGTTTTAATATTTCTTGGCCTCTTAGGAATAAGACGTTTTGAATTAAACCGGACTAAACTTAGAAACGAATTAAAATTAAGAGAATTTGAAGTACAGAAAAAAACAGAACTCGAAGAGGTGAAATCAAGATTCTTCGCAAATCTTTCTCATGAGTTCAGAACTCCTCTTATGCTTATCAAAGGACCACTTGAACAATTGAAAGACAGAAGGGATAATGTCAATTATTCTGAAAATATTAATTTGATTGAAAGAAACAGCGACCGTCTCAAAAAACTTATTGATCAACTGCTCGAATTATCACAGCTGGAAAAAGCTGCTATTCCTGTAAAAGCAAAACAGGAGGATGTAATCGTAATTTTAAAAGGATTGTTATCGTCGTTCGAATCATTGGCTGAACAAAAAAATATTTCAATCAATTTTAAAAGTGATGAAGACACAATAGCTTGCTGGATCGACAGGGACAAGTTTGAGAAAATTATTAACAATCTCCTTGCAAACGCTTTTAAATTCACACCAGAAGGCGGAAAAGTTTTTATCGGAGTTAATGAGTTAACAAAGGATGAAAAAAAGTTTTCAGAAATAAAAATATCAGATACCGGTGTTAGCATTCCAAAAGATAAAATTGATAGAATTTTTGATCGCTTCTACCAGGTTGATGATTCTGCTCAACGATCTTATGGTGGATCGGGAGTAGGTTTAGCATTAGTCAAAGAACTTGTTGACTTACACAAATGGGATATATCTGTCCAAAGTGAAAAAGGAAAAGGAACCGAATTTAAGTTACTTATTCCGATGTGTGATGATTACTTAAATGATGATGAGAAATTAAATATTGAACAGTTTGATAATTCAGTAAATCCGGATGTGATAAAATCCAGTTCTGCAAAATTACCTCAAACTCAAAACGTATTGCAGGCGCAATCCACTTCAAATGATTCAAATCATAATCCTTCTGTTTTAATAGTTGATGATTCCGAAGATGTGAGAACATACTTATCAGGATTGTTAAAAGATAGTTTTAAGATTTCCCTGGCCGCTACTGGAGAAGAAGGGTTGGTTACTGCAGCAGAAATTATACCCGATCTGATCATCAGTGATGTGATGATGCCGTCAATGGATGGGTTGGAATTCTGCAGAAGAATAAAATCCGAATGGCAGACTAGTGAGATTCCGGTTATTCTTCTAACTGCAAAAGCATCTGCTGAAAGTAAAATAGAAGGTCTCGAAATTGGTGCTGATGACTATCTCACAAAACCATTTGATTCAAAAGAATTATTTACCCGAATTCGAAATTTGCTTGAACAAAGAAAACGATTAAGAGAAAAGTACGGCAAAGATCTAAATCTGACAGATAAAAAATCTAGTCTCAGTGCAGCCGATAGTGAATTCCTGGAAAAGACTTTGGCATTAATAGAAAAAAATATGGATAGAGCTAATTTCAGCACCGAACAATTAGCAAGAGAAATGTTTGTAAGCCGCACACAACTTCATCGTAAGATAATCGCCATTACAGGTCAGCCACCCGGAGAATTTGTCAGAACAATCAAACTGAAGCGTTCAGCAGAATTACTGAGCGAAGGAAAGTTGTCTGTAACACAAATTGCCTATGAAATTGGTTTTTCAAGTCCTGCACAATTCACCAGAGCATTTGTAAAGCAATTTAATTGCGTTCCATCAGAGTATTCCTCCAGACAAAAAAAGTAA
- a CDS encoding outer membrane beta-barrel protein yields MKTFISILFVFFFALISINAQNKMALGGGLVVSLPMGDFGDAANTGFGGTAIFELAFTPQLVGVGQIGYIVYGTESDAVDFSTIPLLAGVKYFFVPGVGFYGMGEIGLNFFSTTVEIPSVFGFGGGSVSETSTEFTFVIGAGYQLPVSSNVYLDFNGTFNLISDFNNIQFWAGAKFGL; encoded by the coding sequence ATGAAAACATTTATTTCTATTCTTTTCGTTTTCTTTTTTGCTTTAATCTCTATAAATGCACAAAACAAAATGGCATTAGGTGGAGGTTTAGTTGTTTCATTGCCAATGGGTGATTTTGGAGATGCAGCAAACACAGGATTTGGTGGCACAGCAATTTTTGAGCTGGCTTTTACTCCTCAACTTGTTGGTGTTGGCCAGATAGGCTATATAGTCTACGGTACAGAATCAGATGCTGTAGACTTTAGTACTATTCCCCTACTAGCTGGTGTAAAATATTTCTTTGTTCCGGGTGTTGGTTTTTATGGAATGGGAGAAATAGGACTGAATTTCTTTTCAACTACAGTCGAAATCCCGTCAGTCTTTGGTTTCGGAGGAGGATCAGTAAGTGAAACTTCAACTGAATTCACTTTTGTAATCGGTGCAGGATATCAGCTGCCTGTTAGTTCAAATGTCTATTTGGATTTTAACGGTACTTTTAATCTAATCAGTGATTTTAACAATATTCAATTTTGGGCCGGAGCAAAGTTTGGGTTGTAG
- a CDS encoding T9SS type A sorting domain-containing protein: protein MNYDLQVRYNSINEGINFLHMSVPMAQNSAHQIVPDWSDLNSEPITILIDLGNDGTIDDTIFVKNQSTNVEDEGSLLSPDSYNLAQNFPNPFNPATSIRYSIPKRSNVTLKVYDILGNEVANLVNEEKDKGVYTVTFNAAGLASGIYFYTLRADGFVQTKKMLLIK, encoded by the coding sequence ATGAACTATGATTTACAAGTTAGATATAACTCTATAAACGAAGGAATAAACTTTCTTCACATGTCTGTTCCTATGGCTCAAAATTCTGCCCATCAAATCGTACCCGATTGGTCTGACTTAAATAGTGAACCAATTACTATACTAATTGATCTTGGAAATGATGGAACAATTGACGATACCATCTTTGTAAAAAACCAGTCAACAAATGTTGAAGATGAAGGTTCGTTGCTTTCACCTGATAGCTATAACCTTGCACAAAATTTTCCAAATCCATTTAATCCTGCAACATCAATTCGGTACTCAATTCCAAAGAGAAGCAATGTAACATTAAAGGTATATGACATTCTCGGAAATGAAGTGGCTAACTTGGTCAATGAAGAAAAGGATAAGGGAGTTTACACAGTTACTTTTAATGCTGCTGGTCTTGCCAGTGGGATATATTTCTATACTCTGAGGGCAGATGGCTTTGTCCAAACAAAGAAAATGTTGCTGATTAAATAA
- a CDS encoding T9SS type A sorting domain-containing protein, which yields MKTISILLTTVLSITSNLFSQVQFTSHNITFNAGNVDEIHAGDIDGDGDQDVAAALFVTNEIYWYENDGNENFTEILITTEADGPRSVYIFDVDSDGDMDVLSTSMRDDEVAWMENDGNQNFTYHIIATNADQGTSVFAIDMDEDGDADVLAASAFDDRFFWYENDGNENFTSHTISSNVESPQSIFAIDIDGDSDIDVLSASLIDAKIAWYENDGNENFTQHVISTTANLALQVFAIDLDTDGDIDVLSASASGDKIAWYKNDGDENFSEHIITTDADYAQSVHAADIDGDSDIDVVSASREDNKIAWYENDGNENFTTHIISTDAVKAVWVLTRDVDNDGDMDVLSASALDGEINWYENLSIVSVESISNELPIEFSLKQNYPNPFNPSTIIEFSIPEESYVELRIYDAIGNEIAELVSETLPAGNFKTDFVGSNLASGFYVARLKANKYSNSIKMNLIK from the coding sequence ATGAAGACTATATCTATTTTATTAACAACTGTATTAAGCATAACATCAAACTTGTTCTCACAGGTTCAATTTACCTCCCATAATATTACTTTTAATGCAGGTAATGTTGATGAAATACATGCCGGGGATATTGATGGTGATGGCGACCAAGATGTTGCAGCCGCACTCTTCGTAACAAATGAAATTTACTGGTATGAAAACGACGGTAATGAAAACTTTACAGAAATATTAATTACCACCGAAGCCGATGGACCAAGATCTGTTTATATATTCGATGTTGACAGCGATGGAGACATGGATGTTCTGTCAACTTCGATGAGAGATGATGAAGTCGCCTGGATGGAAAATGATGGTAATCAGAATTTTACCTACCACATAATTGCAACAAATGCTGATCAGGGAACATCAGTATTTGCCATAGATATGGATGAAGATGGTGATGCAGACGTACTTGCTGCTTCAGCTTTTGATGACAGGTTCTTCTGGTATGAGAATGATGGCAATGAGAACTTTACTTCTCACACCATTTCATCAAATGTAGAAAGTCCTCAATCAATATTTGCAATCGACATTGATGGTGATAGTGATATCGATGTTCTCTCTGCATCTCTTATTGATGCAAAGATTGCCTGGTATGAAAATGACGGTAATGAAAATTTTACCCAACACGTAATCTCAACAACAGCAAATTTAGCGTTGCAAGTTTTTGCTATTGATTTAGATACTGATGGAGACATTGATGTCTTATCTGCCTCTGCATCGGGCGATAAAATAGCGTGGTACAAAAATGATGGAGATGAAAATTTTTCAGAGCATATTATAACTACAGATGCAGATTATGCGCAGTCTGTGCATGCAGCAGATATCGATGGTGACTCAGACATAGATGTGGTTTCAGCATCCCGGGAAGATAACAAGATTGCCTGGTACGAAAATGATGGCAATGAAAACTTCACCACTCATATAATTTCAACTGATGCAGTAAAAGCTGTTTGGGTTTTAACTCGCGATGTAGATAATGACGGAGATATGGATGTTCTGTCTGCTTCTGCACTGGATGGTGAAATAAACTGGTATGAGAATCTCAGTATTGTAAGTGTTGAGTCAATTTCAAATGAACTACCGATTGAGTTCAGTTTAAAGCAAAATTATCCTAATCCATTTAATCCTTCAACCATTATCGAGTTTAGCATCCCTGAAGAATCATACGTTGAATTGAGAATCTACGATGCCATAGGAAATGAAATTGCAGAACTTGTAAGTGAGACATTGCCAGCAGGGAATTTTAAGACTGATTTTGTGGGCTCAAACCTGGCGAGCGGATTTTATGTTGCAAGATTAAAAGCGAACAAGTATTCGAACTCGATAAAGATGAACCTGATTAAATAA
- a CDS encoding T9SS type A sorting domain-containing protein, producing the protein MLQLELIGEDVSNIGSYALVDQLSLSGASDVKQLSGLPKEFNLSQNYPNPFNPSTKIEYSISEASFVQLKVYDILGNEVATLVDEEQSAGSYGADFSRAELSSGMYIAKLQAGNFTKTIKMILMK; encoded by the coding sequence ATGCTTCAGTTAGAATTAATTGGTGAGGATGTATCCAATATTGGAAGTTATGCGCTTGTCGATCAATTGAGCCTTAGTGGTGCATCAGATGTTAAACAACTCAGTGGATTGCCAAAGGAGTTTAACTTAAGCCAGAACTATCCGAATCCTTTTAATCCTTCGACTAAAATTGAATACAGCATTTCAGAAGCTTCTTTTGTTCAATTAAAAGTGTATGATATTCTTGGAAATGAAGTTGCAACTTTGGTTGATGAAGAACAATCTGCTGGAAGTTACGGTGCAGATTTCTCGAGAGCTGAACTATCAAGCGGAATGTATATTGCAAAACTGCAAGCCGGTAATTTTACAAAGACAATAAAGATGATTCTAATGAAATAA
- a CDS encoding T9SS type A sorting domain-containing protein — MRKLFLLFAAASISSFAQITITNSDVSNVFAVGNSATIHSADITSFNIGSAGGGNNWDFTGLQSTETFTLLSVNPASTPHISEFPGANISTYSQGEYQGNPAEIWSYLTLNGALSNMGQAMTSSAFPGIVITSKNNPASIEMQLPMTYNTSWSQSYVITFTIPGLPPSTSNVSINVIVDAHGQMTMPGGAIYQALRIRETTTVNGVTSVSYSFLATNGANVTVSATDPNPPNSGTINADWYDWNTPFTSDVEQISGLPQDFNLSQNYPNPFNPSTKIEYSIPEASFVQLKVYDVLGNEVATLVDEEQSAGTYRADFSGSDLASGLYIAKLQAGNYSKTIKMSLLK, encoded by the coding sequence ATGAGGAAACTTTTCCTGCTTTTTGCTGCTGCCAGCATTTCATCATTCGCACAGATTACTATCACAAACAGCGATGTTTCGAATGTTTTTGCTGTTGGTAACTCTGCAACAATTCATTCTGCAGATATAACTAGCTTTAACATCGGTTCAGCCGGTGGGGGAAATAACTGGGATTTCACAGGATTACAAAGCACCGAGACTTTTACTCTGCTCAGTGTAAATCCTGCATCAACACCTCACATAAGTGAATTTCCGGGTGCGAATATTTCAACTTATAGCCAGGGAGAATATCAGGGTAATCCGGCGGAAATTTGGTCTTACCTGACACTTAATGGAGCGCTTAGTAATATGGGACAGGCGATGACTTCAAGTGCTTTTCCGGGTATTGTAATTACTTCAAAAAATAATCCGGCCAGTATAGAAATGCAATTGCCAATGACATATAACACTTCCTGGTCACAATCATATGTTATAACTTTTACTATTCCCGGGTTACCGCCTAGTACCTCTAATGTATCAATCAATGTTATAGTCGATGCCCATGGACAGATGACAATGCCCGGTGGTGCAATCTATCAAGCATTAAGAATTCGGGAAACGACAACAGTAAATGGAGTTACAAGCGTCTCATATTCTTTCCTCGCAACGAATGGTGCAAACGTAACTGTCTCCGCTACTGATCCAAATCCACCAAATAGCGGAACGATAAATGCTGATTGGTACGACTGGAATACGCCATTTACAAGTGATGTTGAACAAATCAGCGGTTTACCACAAGATTTCAATTTAAGTCAGAATTATCCTAACCCATTTAATCCATCCACCAAAATTGAATACAGTATTCCGGAAGCATCTTTTGTTCAGTTAAAAGTGTATGATGTTCTTGGAAATGAAGTTGCAACCTTGGTTGATGAAGAACAATCAGCAGGCACATACAGAGCTGATTTTTCCGGTAGCGATCTTGCAAGCGGATTATATATTGCAAAACTACAAGCTGGAAATTATTCTAAGACAATTAAGATGTCTCTTCTAAAATAA
- a CDS encoding MBL fold metallo-hydrolase: protein MIEFLPLGGAGEIGANCYYLNINGIGIILDCGMHPQKTGLDSLPKFDLLVNKPTDYVLISHAHQDHLNGLPFLIKKFPHLRIITTPQTRAVAELTLHNAISILKRQVDKNEFEIYTRDEVDLLIKSINYKSYNEKFILSSLNSSQEVQAEFFDAGHIIGSAGILFDFNDKKLFFTGDINLSSQSLLSGAHLPKEKIDILLTETTYGATDSSTINNWDKEVDRFSFSINKVINNGGSILIPVFALGKLQEMLSVIWTQMQKNKITNVDIFTGGIGNKISRIYDYNRYTVNRKDRETILSDIPQKNLNELTDFEELFKSPSIVLASSGMMLESTNSFLLAKRWLQKKDSAIFTVGYMDPSTPGSIIAKAKRGEKIQLTGQHPIAEVKCEIKNFRFSAHSKREEILSLVKHLNPDKIVLIHGDIEAIDWTGSVILKQFPAKKVYAPHNYKQILFD, encoded by the coding sequence ATGATCGAATTTCTTCCACTCGGCGGTGCCGGCGAAATTGGTGCAAACTGCTATTACCTGAATATCAACGGAATAGGTATTATACTCGATTGCGGAATGCATCCGCAGAAAACCGGATTGGATTCTCTTCCCAAGTTTGATTTGCTGGTAAATAAACCAACTGATTATGTGTTGATTTCACACGCTCACCAGGATCATCTGAATGGTCTCCCCTTCTTAATAAAAAAATTTCCTCATCTGAGAATTATCACAACTCCGCAGACACGGGCAGTAGCCGAGCTAACTCTTCATAATGCCATCTCAATTTTAAAAAGGCAGGTTGATAAAAATGAATTCGAAATTTATACACGTGATGAAGTTGATCTACTTATTAAGTCAATAAATTATAAGTCATACAATGAAAAATTTATTTTAAGTTCACTCAACAGCAGTCAGGAAGTCCAAGCTGAATTTTTTGATGCGGGACACATAATCGGCTCTGCTGGAATTTTATTCGATTTTAATGACAAAAAATTATTTTTTACGGGGGATATAAATCTTTCATCTCAATCACTGCTTTCCGGAGCTCACCTTCCAAAAGAAAAAATTGATATACTGTTAACTGAAACAACTTACGGAGCTACCGACTCTTCAACCATCAACAATTGGGATAAAGAAGTAGACAGATTTTCATTTTCTATTAACAAAGTAATAAATAATGGAGGATCTATACTTATCCCGGTTTTTGCTTTGGGCAAATTACAGGAGATGCTTTCCGTCATCTGGACGCAAATGCAGAAAAATAAAATTACAAACGTCGATATATTCACCGGCGGAATTGGAAATAAGATAAGCAGGATTTATGATTATAACCGATATACAGTGAATAGAAAAGATAGGGAAACAATCCTCTCCGACATTCCGCAAAAGAATTTAAACGAACTCACTGATTTTGAGGAGCTCTTCAAGTCTCCGAGTATTGTTCTGGCTTCCAGCGGAATGATGCTTGAATCCACGAACTCATTCCTGCTTGCTAAAAGATGGCTGCAGAAAAAAGATTCAGCAATATTTACTGTTGGATACATGGATCCTTCAACTCCGGGCAGCATAATTGCAAAAGCGAAAAGAGGAGAAAAAATTCAGCTTACAGGTCAACATCCAATAGCCGAGGTAAAATGCGAAATAAAGAATTTCCGGTTTTCAGCTCACTCAAAGAGAGAGGAAATATTATCACTAGTAAAGCATTTGAATCCTGACAAAATTGTTTTAATTCACGGTGATATCGAAGCTATTGATTGGACAGGAAGCGTAATTCTGAAACAGTTTCCGGCAAAAAAAGTTTACGCACCGCATAACTACAAACAAATTTTGTTTGATTAA
- a CDS encoding citrate (Si)-synthase translates to MSGLKEKLGKKIEEWRPRTTRLLKEFGNVKVDEVDIGQIIGGARDIKCLVTDISYLDPFEGIRFRGLTIPEVMEKLPKVPGGEMPYVEGFFHFLLTGDIPSEADVKEVAEEFKKRSVIPKYVLDILKAMPADSHPMVMFSTAVLAMQRESEFVKQYNSGKLKKNDYWIPTLEDGLQLLAKIPGIAAFIYRLKYKNGQIIESDPKLDLGGNFAHMMGIKKPYDDVARMYFILHSDHESGNVSAHTGHLVASALSDLYYSISAMTNGLAGPLHGLANQEVLSWLQGVYDKMGGKIPTEEEMKQFVWDTLKGGQVIPGFGHAVLRKTDPRYQAQREFCLKHLPKDPLFIYVDLLFKVVPPILLEQGKAKNPWPNVDAQSGVIQWYYGLKEYDFYTVLFAVGRALGVVANIIWDRGLGYPIERPKSVTTAMLEEAAGIKK, encoded by the coding sequence ATGTCTGGACTAAAAGAAAAACTAGGGAAAAAAATTGAGGAATGGCGTCCTCGAACTACAAGACTTCTCAAAGAATTCGGAAACGTAAAAGTTGATGAAGTTGATATTGGTCAGATCATCGGGGGAGCAAGAGATATTAAATGTCTTGTTACCGATATTTCATATCTCGATCCATTTGAAGGAATCCGTTTCAGAGGATTGACCATTCCTGAAGTAATGGAAAAACTTCCAAAAGTTCCCGGCGGCGAAATGCCTTACGTTGAAGGGTTCTTTCACTTCCTGTTAACTGGAGATATTCCATCTGAAGCTGATGTAAAAGAGGTTGCGGAAGAATTCAAAAAGAGAAGTGTAATTCCTAAGTACGTGCTCGATATTCTTAAAGCAATGCCTGCTGATTCTCATCCAATGGTAATGTTTTCGACTGCAGTACTCGCAATGCAGAGAGAATCAGAATTCGTAAAACAGTATAATTCAGGAAAACTGAAAAAGAATGATTACTGGATTCCAACTCTCGAAGACGGATTACAGCTTCTCGCAAAGATTCCGGGCATAGCTGCATTTATATACAGGTTGAAATACAAGAACGGACAAATAATTGAATCTGATCCGAAACTTGATCTCGGCGGCAACTTTGCACATATGATGGGAATCAAAAAACCTTACGATGATGTTGCAAGAATGTATTTCATTTTACACAGTGATCACGAGAGTGGAAACGTTAGTGCGCATACAGGTCATCTTGTTGCAAGTGCATTGTCGGATTTATATTATTCAATTTCAGCAATGACAAACGGACTTGCCGGTCCATTGCACGGACTTGCTAACCAGGAAGTACTTAGCTGGCTGCAGGGAGTTTATGATAAGATGGGCGGAAAGATTCCAACCGAAGAAGAAATGAAACAGTTCGTTTGGGATACACTCAAAGGCGGACAGGTAATTCCGGGATTCGGCCACGCAGTTCTTAGAAAAACAGATCCTCGTTACCAAGCTCAAAGAGAATTCTGCCTGAAGCATTTACCAAAAGATCCTTTGTTCATTTATGTCGATCTTCTCTTCAAAGTAGTTCCGCCGATATTGCTTGAACAGGGTAAAGCAAAGAATCCGTGGCCAAATGTTGATGCACAATCCGGTGTTATTCAGTGGTATTATGGATTGAAGGAATACGATTTCTACACTGTTCTGTTTGCTGTTGGTAGAGCACTTGGTGTTGTTGCTAATATAATTTGGGACCGCGGACTCGGTTATCCGATTGAGAGACCAAAATCTGTTACAACTGCAATGCTTGAAGAAGCTGCGGGAATCAAGAAATAA